TCGGCCATCTACGGCACGGTGGGCTATCAGGCACCGGAGGTGGCGGACGTCGGCCCCTCGGTCGCCTCCGACCTGTACACCGTCGCGCGTACGCTCGCCGTCCTCACCTTCGACTTCCAGGGCTACACGAACGTGTTCGTGGACTCCCTGCCCGACCCGGACAACATCGAGGTCTTCCGGCAGTACGAGTCCTTCTACCGGCTCCTGGTCCGCGCCACCGACCCGGATCCGGCCCGCCGCTTCGCCTCCGCGCAGGAGATGACCGAGCAGCTCACGGGTGTCCTGCGCGAGGTCGTCTCCCTGCAGACGGGCCAGGCCCGGCCTTCGTTGTCGACGCTGTTCGGGCCCGAAGTGAAGGTGACGGACACCGAGTTGTTCCCCAAGCTGGAAGGGGATGTGTCGCGGCTGGGGGCGCGAATGGTGGCCCCTCGGCTGCGAGGGGCCGGTGCTGCCGAGTTGCCGACTGGGGGAGCCGGCAATGGACAGGGCACCCAGGACCTCGTCAGACACATCAACGCGCCCGCCGCCGCGCTCGCCCTGCCTGTGCCGCACGTCGACCCGAGCGACCCGAACGCCGGGTTCCTGGCGGGCCTGATCGCCTCCGCCCCGGGCGAGTTGATCAGTGCGCTCGCGGCGGCGCCGACGGAGTCGACCGAGACGCGGCTCAGGCAGATCAGGGCCTGGCTGGAGACCGGCGACTCCGACACCGCGCTGGAGACCCTGGCGCGCTTGGAGGCCGACCACCCGGACGACTGGCGGGTCGTCTGGTACCGGGGCGTCGCCGCGCTGGTGACGGGCGATCACGAAGGCGCCGCGCTCTCCTTCGACGCGATCTACGACGCCTTCCCCGGCGAGCCCGCGCCCAAGCTGGCGCTCGGCCTGTGCGCGGAGGTGCTGGGCCAGCTCGACAACGCCGCCGAGTACTACCGCCTGGTGTGGTCGACCGACCCGAGCTTTGTGTCCGCAGCGTTCGGCCTGGCCCGCGTCCGGCTGGCGACGGGCGATCGCAGGAGTGCCGTACAGACGCTGGAGTCGGTTCCCGAGTCGTCCATCCACTACACGGCCGCGCGCGTGGCCGCCGTACGGGCGCGGCTGCGTCAGCGCACGGCCGCCGCCACCGACGTACCCTTCCTGGAGGACCTGACCGCGGCCGCCGGGCAGGTCGAGGCCCTGGACGCGTACGGTCTGGACCCCGCGCGACGCGAGCAGTTGTCGGCGGAGGTCCTCGGCTGTGCGCTGGACTGGATACTCTCCGGTGGCCAGGGTTCCGTACCCCCCGCCGCCGGGGGACGGGTGCTGCTCGGCAGCGGCCTGGACGAGCGGGGACTGCGTTTCGGCCTGGAGCGTTCGTACCGCACGCTGGCCCGGCTCGCACGGGGCGGCGAGGAGAGAATCGATCTGGTGGAACGTGCCAATCGTTACCGCCCCCGGACGTGGGTGTAGTTGATGTCGCAGATGCCCCAGCAGACCGCCCTGTCCCGGTGCCCGAGCTGCGAGGAACCCCTCGAGTCGGGTGACCGTTTCTGCGGTGCGTGCGGATATGACCTGTCCGCCGTCCCCGCACGGCCGGAGGACCAACCGACGATCACCATGAACGGCTCGGCACCGCCCCCGCCGGCCGGTGCCGCCGATGTGGACTGGCCCATCGCCCCCGGCCGGCCCGCCGCCACGCATCTGCCGACCGACCTCCCGGACACGGACCCGGGCGGCCACGCGATCCCCGCGCAGGCACCGGTGGGCTCCCCCGTGTCCCCCGCCTCCGGTGTCCGCTTCGACCGCCCGCCGGAGCCCGACGAGTACCCGCTCCAGGCGCCCGACCCACGCATCGCCGACCTCGCGTCCCCGCCGGAGGGCACCACCGTGTGCGTCGCCTGTCGTTCCGGCCGCGTCGACAACGACGGCTACTGCGAGAACTGCGGGCACGCCCAGCCCCGCGAGCGCAACCACATGGAGCAGGACGCCGGCCCGGTCGCCGCCGTCAGCGACCGCGGCCTGCGCCACCACCGCAACGAGGACGCGTTCGCCCTCGGCTGCACCGCGCTGCCCGACGGCGCCCCCGCGACCGTGGCGATCGTCTGCGACGGCGTCTCCTCCGCGACCCGCCCGGACGACGCCTCCCTCGCCGCCTCCCGGGCCGCGAGCGAGTCGCTGCTGGCCGCCCTGCCGCGCGGCACGCACCCGCAGCAGGCGATGCACGAGGCGATCGTCGCCGCCTCACGCGCCGTCAACTCCCTGGCCGGGGAACCCGCCACGGCCCGCGAACACGCCCCGCACCAGAACGCCCCCGCCTGCACCCTCGTCGGCGCGATCGTGACCGCCGGACTGCTGGTCGTCGGCTGGGTCGGCGACAGCCGCGCCTACTGGGTGCCGGTGGACCGCGGCTCCCACCCGGCCCGGCTCACCGAGGACGACTCCTGGGCCGCGCAGATGGTCTCCGCGGGCCTGATGAGCGAGGCCGAGGCGTACGCCGACGAGCGCGCCCACGCGATCACCGGCTGGCTCGGCGCCGACGCCTACGAACTGGAGCCGCACACCGCTTCCTTCAAGCCGGACCGTGCGGGTGTAGTGGTGGTGTGCACCGACGGACTGTGGAACTACGCCGAGGCAGCCGAGGAGATGGCCGAGGTCGTCCCCCTCGACGCCGCCGTGCGCCCCCTGCACAGCGCCCAGGTCCTGGTCGGTCACGCGCTCGACGGCGGGGGCCACGACAACGTAACAGTGGCCGTCGTGCCGTTCCCGGCCCCGCCGCAGGGGGCAGGATCGGCCTGAGGCCACCGCACGAAACGGACTGGAGGGGACCAGTCCGGACACAGTCATCACCCCGCTCCTGTGGGGTTTTCGAGGGGATCTTCAGGAGATCTTCAAGGGGGATCAGAGAAGGCATGGCCAATTTCTCGAAGTCGAACGTGCCGCAGTTCTCGGTGGACGTCTATCAGAACGAGTACCTGCCGGAGGGAGGTCGCGAGGTCAACGCGATCGTCACCGTGACCGCGACCGGCGGCGGCACGATCGGAAGCGCGGTCGCCGCACCCCACCTCTACGCGCCGGGACAGGGCCCGGACGCGGCGGTGGCGATCATGGTCGACTGCTCCGGCTCGATGGACTACCCGCCGACCAAGATGCGCAACGCCCGGGACGCCACGTCCGCCGCGATCGACACCCTGCGCGACGGCGTGCACTTCGCGGTGATCGGCGGCACGCACGTCGCCAAGGAGGTCTACCCGGGCGGCGGGCGCCTCGCGATCGCCGACGCCACCACCCGTGACCAGGCCAAGCAGGCGCTGCGCAAACTCAGCGCGGGCGGCGGTACGGCCATCGGGACCTGGCTGCGTCTCGCCGACGGCCTGCTGTCGTCCGCGGACGTCGCCATCCGGCACGGCATCCTGCTCACCGACGGCCGCAACGAACACGAGTCGTCCGAGGCCCTGAAGGCCGCGCTCGACTCCTGCGCCGGACGCTTCACCTGTGACGCCCGTGGCGTGGGCACCGACTGGGAAGTGAAAGAAGTCACAGGAATCGCCTCCGCCCTGCTCGGCAGCGCCGACATCGTCGCCGACCCGGCCGGTCTCGCCGCCGACTTCACGCAGATGATGGAGACGGCCATGGGCAAGGAGGTCGCGGACGTCGCCCTGCGGCTGTGGACGCCGGTGGGCACCACGGTGAAATTCGTCAAGCAAGTCGCGCCCACGGTCGAGGAGTTGACCGAGCGCCGCACCGAGTCCGGCCCGCGCGCCGGGGACTACCCCACCGGCTCCTGGGGAGACGAGTCCCGTGACTACCACGTCTGCGTCGAGGTCCCGGCCGCCAACCTCGGCCAGGAGATGCTCGCCGCCCGCGTCTCCCTGGTGATCCCGCAGCCTGGGGGCACCGCCCAGAACCTGGGCGCCCAGGGCCTCGTACGGGCCGTGTGGACCGACGACATGGTCGCCTCGACGTCGATCAACCCCCAAGTCGCCCACTACACCGGCCAGGCCGAACTGGCACAAGCCATTCAACAAGGGCTCGATCTGCGCAAAGCGGGCGATATCGATGGCGCAACGGCCAAACTGGGCCGCGCCGTTCAGCTCGCCAGCGACTCCGGAAATGCGGATACCGCGAAACTCCTTGCGAAGGTGGTGGACGTGGTCGACGCCGCGACAGGTACTGTGCGACTGAAGGCGAAGGTCGCGGAGGCCGATGAGATGACCCTCGAGACCCGGTCCACAAAGACTGTTCGTGTAAAGAAGTGACCTGAGACAGACGCGAGTCTGACCCCTTGGGGTTGGAGAAATCCGGTCGTCGCGGCCGGAAAGGAGAGGGGGAAGCGCCGACATGCCGACCTGCCCGAACGGACACCAGTCGGGTTCCGACGACTGGTGCGAGGTCTGCGGTCACCGCATGGCCGGTGCCGTACCCCCGCCCCCTCCGCCGCCGCCCCAGGCCGCCGGGTACGGCTACCCGCCGCCCGGCCCGGCCCAGGCCCCGCCGCCGCCCGGCGCCCACCCCGGGGGACGCCCGCACCTGTCCGCCGTGCCGGACCCCGAGCCGGAGCTCTGCCCGCAGTGCCGTACGCCGCGTGAGGGCGGCGCGCCGTTCTGCGAGGAGTGCCGGTGGAACTTCCTGACGAACACGGCGACGTCGTACACCCCCGCGGCCCCGCGCCCGCAGGCGCCCGGCCCGGCCGTGCGCTTCCAGCAGCAGCCGCCGCCCGGACCGTCGTACGGCGGCGGAGAGTCGTACGACTACCAGAGCTCGCGCCCGTCGCAGATGAACCGGCCTGCCGAGCCGATCCCACCCTTCGGCACCGACCCGTCGGCACCGGGCGGCCCGCCTGGTCCGCCTAGTCCTCCTGGTCCGCCCGGTCCGCCCGGTCCGCCCGGTGGTCACGGCGGCCAGCCCGGTCACGGCGGCCAGCCCGGTCCTGGTGGTCCGTCCGGTCCTGGTGGTCCGTCCGGTCCTGGTGGTCCGTCCGGCTTCGGTGGCAATCCGCCGCGGCAGGGCCCGCCCGGGCCGACTCCCGGTGGTCCTGGCGGCCCCAACGGTCCCGGTGGTCCCATGCGTCCCAACGGTCCCGGTGGTATGGGTGGTCCCGGTGGTCCGGGTCATCCCGCGCAGGCGTTCCAGCAGTCCGGTCCGCCCGCCCCGCCAGCGTTCCCGCAGGAGACGAACAGGCCGCAGCAGCCCGGAGGTCAGTCCTTCGGCGGCGGTGACGACGACTGGCTGCTCTCCCCGCCCGGCTCGACCGCGCCTGGCGGCCCCGGCGGCCCTGGCGGTCCCGGCCCCGGTCAAGGTGGCTACGGCTACCCGCAGCAGCCCGGCTCGACCCAGGCCCCTCCCCCGCCCGGCCCGGCGTACCAGCAGCAGCCGGCGACCTGGCTGGCGACCATCGGTCCGGACCGTGACTACTTCATGGCGATGATGCAGCGCTCCGGCCCCGAGGCCGCGGGCCTCAACCTGCCCGCGTACTCGCCCGAGCAGCAGCGCACGCTCACCGGCAACCAGGTCACCATCGGCCGGCGCCGCCATTCCACCGGCGACACCCCCGACATCGACCTCTCGGTGCCGCCGGAGGACCCGGGCGTCTCGCACCAGCACGCGGTGCTGGTGCAGCAGCCGGACGGCAGCTGGGCGATCGTCGACCAGAACTCGACGAACGGTACGACGGTGAACGGCTCCGAGGAGCCCATCCAGCCCTTCGTGCCGGTGCCGTTGCAGGACGGGGACCGGGTGCACGTGGGCGCTTGGACGACGATCACGATCCGCCGGGGTTAGTGGCTTCCGCTCACTCGGTGGCTTCCGCTCACTCGGTCAGCAGGCGTGGCCGGTCGTTCGGGAGGGGCCAGGCATACGGCCCCTCCGGATCGTCCAGCCAGGCCCACTCGTGCTCACCACTGACCGTCACGCCGTAGCGCTCCCGCTGTGGCTGTCCCTCGCGCTCCCACAGTGCGTACGCCTCCTGCGGTTCGAGGCTGCCGCGGCTCAGCGCCAGCAGGAAGCGGAACAGCTCGTGCTCCCTGGCCCGGCGCGGTACGCCGCCGAGGTGCGCCGGTTCCGCGTCGGGCCTGGCCGATCCGCGCAGCGGCACGAAGTAGGCGGGCGTGTGCAGGAACCGCCCCTCGGCGTGCTCGGCGTCCTGCACCTCCAGCGCGATCAGGCCGGTGCCCAGCGGTGTCAGGATGCGCGCGCCGGGATTGCACTGGGCGAGCCAGGCACACGGGATCGAGGTCAGGGTGCAGGTCGCGATGATCCGGTCGAAGGGGGCGCGTTCCGGCACCCCGCGCGCTCCGTCGCAGGTGACGACGGCCGGGTGATAGCCGGCGGCGGCCAGGTGCCGACGGGCCGACTCGGTGATCTCCGGTTCCAGGTCGACGGTGGTGACCAGGTTGTCGTCGCCGAGCCGGTGGGCGAGCAGGGCGGCGTTGTAGCCGGTGCCCGCGCCGATCTCCAGGACCCGGTTGCCGTCCTCCACCCGCAGCTCGACCAGCATGATCGCCATGAGCGAGGGCTGACTGCTGGAGGAGACCAGCTCGCCGTCGCGCAGCCGGGTGGCCAGCGGGGCATCGGCGTACGCCCCGCGCATCCAGCGTTCCCGTGTGCGCGGGTCGGGGCTCTCGCCCCTCCGGCGTTCATAGCCGCCGACGACGCCGACGTAGTAGTACGGCACGAAGAGGTGGCGCGGCACCGCCTCGAACGCCTCCCGCCACACCGGATCCGCCGCCCAGGCCCCGCTCAGCTCGATCTCGCGCACCAGCGCGGCCCGCGCCGGCGCGGCGAGGTCGTCGAGTTCGTTGTCGAGAGCGTGCGCACCCATACGTCCACTTTCCTGCGGGACGGCCCGAGAGGCGAGCACCCATACCGGTCGAACCGGAATCGACCAGTCAGTACCGGGGGGTCCACCGGTCGGGACGGTGGTCCTAAGCCTTGAGTCCTGGTCCTCCCCGTCTGAGACCATGGGTGATGTGAATGAGATTCGGCGCGGCACGCTTCAGGAGCAGACCTTCTACGAGCAGGTCGGCGGGGAGGAGACGTTCCGCCGACTGGTCCACCGTTTCTACGAGGGAGTCGCCGAGGACCCGATCCTGCGGCCGATGTACCCCGAGGAGGACCTGGGCCCGGCCGAGGAGCGCCTCACCCTCTTCCTGATCCAGTACTGGGGCGGCCCGACGACGTACAGCGAGAACCGCGGCCACCCGCGTCTGCGCATGCGCCACGCCCCCTTCACCGTCGACCGCGCGGCGCACGACGCCTGGCTGAAGCACATGCGCGACGCCGTCGACGACCTCGGCCTCTCCGAGGAACACGAGCGCACGCTGTGGAACTACCTGACCTACGCGGCAGCCTCGATGGTGAACACGCCGGGCTGACCGACCTCTGGCATGATCCGGCCTCCGGCGTGACCGGCCTCTAAGCGGTCTGGGGGAAGTCGGGTGCGCAACCGCGCCCCGCAAGGGGCGCGGGGAGCTGCGCGACCAGCACCCACCGGCCCGCGGCGAACGAACCGCATATCCAGCGGAGCGCTCAGCGGGACACGCTGACGTCCAACGCCCCAAGTCCCGCCCTGCGTACGGCAATCGACCCGTACGGCGTACGCAGCCTGAGCCAGGCGCCCGACGAGAACAGTGCGAGCTGCGGCTCGTCGGGTGCGTGGGTGTCCTGTCGTACGCGGAGAAAGCCCAGTGACTGGGCCGCGTGCACGGCCCGCACCGGCAGATGCGTGTCCCCGACCGACCGGGACCAGATCTCCCGCCCGATCCGGTCGAGTTCGGCCCGCGTACGCCCCTCCGGCGTCAACTCCTGCGTACGGGACCGGAATTCGGCGACCCCCGCCCGGACCATGGCCCGCAGGGCGTCCGGTGCCGGCAGCCCGGGCTCGGGCCTCCACCCGCCGCGCGGCGGCAGCACCCCGGCCCACGGGGGCCCGGTGACCTCGGCCGGGACGGCAGCCGTGGCCGCCGGCTCGTCCAAGGCTTCCAGCAGCTCACCCGCGGAGACGGTCACGTCCAGTGTGACGTCGAGCCCGTTCTCGTACGGCTTGGCGAGCCGCACCGCACGGATCGCCAGCACCTCGAAGGACGGTGGCCGCCCGAAGACGGCGAGCGCGGTCCCGGCCGCCTGCAGGCGCACCGCGGCTCCACGGTCGTAGTGGAGCAGCCGGGAGAGGAAGGCCGCGAGATCCGCCGCCTCCCCCTCGTCGGCGAGATGGAGCACCGTCATGCGGCGACGGCCTCCTCCTCGTCGTCATCCCTGTACTCCGCGAGGAACTCCCGTTCCTCCGCCGTCAGCCGGCGCGGACGCTGCGCCTCGAAGTCGAACGGCACGATCACCGTCGAGGCCCGGACATAGACCTGGTCCGGATCCTTGACCTCGTAGGCGATGGTGAAGGAGGCCGCCCTTATCTGGGTGACCCACAGCTCGATGTCCACGGGCGTGTGCCGGTGGACGAGCTGCCGCTTGTAGTCGATCTCATGGCGCGCCACCACAGACCCCTGCTTGAAGTCCTTCTCCGGGCGGAACAGGAAGTCGATACGCGCCTCCTCCAGGTAGCGGAGGAAGACCACGTTGTTGATGTGGCCGTACGCGTCCATGTCCGCCCAGCGCAGTGGGCAGCGGTAGATGTGCCGCAAGATCAGCCCCGGGTCAGCTTCTTGTAGGTGGCGCGGTGCGGTCGGGCGGCGTCCGGGCCGAGCCGCTCGATCTTGTTCTTCTCGTACGACTCGAAGTTGCCCTCGAACCAGAACCACTTGGAGTCACCCTCGTAGGCCAGGATGTGCGTGGCGACCCGGTCCAGGAACCACCGGTCGTGGGAGACGACCACGGCCGCGCCCGGGAACTCAAGCAGCGCGTTCTCGAGGCTGGACAGGGTTTCGACGTCGAGGTCGTTCGTCGGCTCGTCGAGGAGCAGCAGGTTGCCGCCCTGCTTGAGGGTGAGCGCGAGGTTCAGCCGGTTGCGCTCACCACCGGAGAGGACGCCGGCCGGCTTCTGCTGGTCGGGGCCCTTGAAGCCGAAGGCGGAGACGTAGGCGCGCGAGGGCATCTCGACCTGGCCCACGTTGATGTAGTCCAGTTCGTCGCTCGACGACGGCCCACAGCGACTTCTTCGGGTCGATGTTCTCGCGGCTCTGGTCGACGTAGGAGATCTTGACGGTGTCGCCGACCTTGATCGTGCCGGAGTCGGCCTCCTCCAGGCCCTGGATCATCTTGAAGAGCGTGGTCTTGCCGGCACCGTTCGGGCCGATGATCCCGACGATGCCGTTGCGCGGCAGGGTGAAGCTCAGGTCGTCGATCAGGACCTTGTCGCCGAAGGCCTTGCTGAGGTTGCTGACCTCGACGACCACGTTGCCCAGACGCGGGCCCGGCGGGATCTGGATCTCCTCGAAGTCCAGCTTCCGCATCTTGTCCGCCTCGGCGGCCATCTCCTCGTAACGGGACAGCCGCGCCTTGGACTTGGCCTGCCGGCCCTTGGCGTTGGAGCGCACCCACTCAAGCTCTTCCTTGAGCCGCTTCGCCCGCTTGGCGTCCTTCTGCCCCTCGACCTTGAGGCGGGAGGCCTTCTTGTCGAGGTACGTGGAGTAGTTGCCCTCGTACGGGTGGGCGCGACCGCGGTCCAGCTCGAGAATCCACTCGGCGACGTTGTCGAGGAAGTACCGGTCGTGGGTGACGGCGACGACGGTGCCCGCGTACTTCGCGAGGTGCTGCTCCAGCCACTGCACGGACTCGGCGTCCAGGTGGTTGGTGGGCTCGTCGAGGAGCAGCAGGTCGGGGGCTTCGAGGAGCAGCTTGCACAGGGCCACGCGGCGGCGCTCACCACCGGAGAGGTTGGTGACGGGCCAGTCGCCGGGCGGGCAGCCAAGGGCGTCCATGGCCTGCTCCAGCTGCGTGTCCAGGTCCCACGCGTTGGCGTGGTCCAGGTCCTCCTGGAGCTTGCCCATCTCGTCCATGAGCGCGTCCGAGTAGTCGGTCGCCATGAGCTCGGCGACCTCGTTGAAGCGCTTGAGCTTGCCCATGATCTCGGCGGCGCCGTCCTGCACGTTCTCCAGGACCGTCTTGGTCTCGTCCAGCGGCGGCTCCTGGAGGAGCATGCCGACGGAGTAGCCGGGCGACAGGAACGCATCGCCGTTCGACGGCTGCTCAAGACCGGCCATGATCTTGAGAACGGTGGACTTACCGGCCCCGTTCGGACCGACCACACCGATCTTCGCGCCGGGCAGGAAGCTCAGCGTCACGTCGTCAAGGATCACCTTGTCGCCGTGCGCCTTACGCGTCTTGCGCATGGTGTAGATGTACTCAGCCAAGAGGAACCGTCCGGCAGCTTGAATTCTGGCAGTGGGCAGATACACCCCATCTTGCCCGACCGCCACCCCTCGGGGGAAACGGGTATGGGTGGAGGGCTCTGACCTGGGGGTCGCTGCTGGGGACGTGGGTCGATGGTCGCTGTCGGTCGTCGTTGGTCGGCCTCGGGTGCCCCTGTTCCGCACCTGGTGGCAGCGGGACACGGGTGCCGACCATGACTGTGTGCGGATCCGCCGGACGCAACCCGTCGTCGCGCACGACCTCGGTTCTGATGTACGCAAAAACACAAGCGAGGCTGTACACCGATCGAGGATCGTCAGTACTGAAACGCCACGGTCGCCGCCGCAGCCGATGTCCTGGCTCGCCGACTGCCACCGTCTCCACCGTCGCTACGAGCGCAAGGCCGAGCACTTCCTCGCCTTCACGAGCATCGCCTGCACCCTCATCTGTTACCGGCGGCTCGCCCGCTGATGTGGGCGCGCAGCAGCTTCACCGCCAGGTCGTGGCCGTAATGATCTGCCATGTCCATGGGGGTGTGACCGTCTGGATCTGCGAGCTCCGGGTCCGCCCTGAAGGCCAGCAGCACA
This genomic window from Streptomyces sp. DG2A-72 contains:
- a CDS encoding serine/threonine-protein kinase, with protein sequence MSQAEQKCQRPGCEGAYEDMGGGELYCDTCGLAPVVSAKGMVGSPPTGISRSGKGSSGSASSRAGSRGSSRTSSQSSKSRRSVSGRLSRSLSGRSTGRSVSVRSSGSGAGSSGRGRLGLGLVQVPDVPRPDPREMVLEKAEVPERKRFCSRSDCGAPVGRARGERPGRTEGFCTKCGHPYSFVPKLKAGDVVHGQYEVVGCLAHGGLGWIYLAVDRAVSDRWVVLKGLLDTGDQDAMAAAISERRFLAEIEHANIVRIYNFVEHLDQRTGSLDGYIVMEYVGGKSLKEIANERRTPGGKRDPLPVEQACAYGIEALEALSHLHSRNLLYCDFKVDNAIQTEDQLKLIDMGAVRRMDDEESAIYGTVGYQAPEVADVGPSVASDLYTVARTLAVLTFDFQGYTNVFVDSLPDPDNIEVFRQYESFYRLLVRATDPDPARRFASAQEMTEQLTGVLREVVSLQTGQARPSLSTLFGPEVKVTDTELFPKLEGDVSRLGARMVAPRLRGAGAAELPTGGAGNGQGTQDLVRHINAPAAALALPVPHVDPSDPNAGFLAGLIASAPGELISALAAAPTESTETRLRQIRAWLETGDSDTALETLARLEADHPDDWRVVWYRGVAALVTGDHEGAALSFDAIYDAFPGEPAPKLALGLCAEVLGQLDNAAEYYRLVWSTDPSFVSAAFGLARVRLATGDRRSAVQTLESVPESSIHYTAARVAAVRARLRQRTAAATDVPFLEDLTAAAGQVEALDAYGLDPARREQLSAEVLGCALDWILSGGQGSVPPAAGGRVLLGSGLDERGLRFGLERSYRTLARLARGGEERIDLVERANRYRPRTWV
- a CDS encoding PP2C family serine/threonine-protein phosphatase, whose protein sequence is MMSQMPQQTALSRCPSCEEPLESGDRFCGACGYDLSAVPARPEDQPTITMNGSAPPPPAGAADVDWPIAPGRPAATHLPTDLPDTDPGGHAIPAQAPVGSPVSPASGVRFDRPPEPDEYPLQAPDPRIADLASPPEGTTVCVACRSGRVDNDGYCENCGHAQPRERNHMEQDAGPVAAVSDRGLRHHRNEDAFALGCTALPDGAPATVAIVCDGVSSATRPDDASLAASRAASESLLAALPRGTHPQQAMHEAIVAASRAVNSLAGEPATAREHAPHQNAPACTLVGAIVTAGLLVVGWVGDSRAYWVPVDRGSHPARLTEDDSWAAQMVSAGLMSEAEAYADERAHAITGWLGADAYELEPHTASFKPDRAGVVVVCTDGLWNYAEAAEEMAEVVPLDAAVRPLHSAQVLVGHALDGGGHDNVTVAVVPFPAPPQGAGSA
- a CDS encoding VWA domain-containing protein; its protein translation is MANFSKSNVPQFSVDVYQNEYLPEGGREVNAIVTVTATGGGTIGSAVAAPHLYAPGQGPDAAVAIMVDCSGSMDYPPTKMRNARDATSAAIDTLRDGVHFAVIGGTHVAKEVYPGGGRLAIADATTRDQAKQALRKLSAGGGTAIGTWLRLADGLLSSADVAIRHGILLTDGRNEHESSEALKAALDSCAGRFTCDARGVGTDWEVKEVTGIASALLGSADIVADPAGLAADFTQMMETAMGKEVADVALRLWTPVGTTVKFVKQVAPTVEELTERRTESGPRAGDYPTGSWGDESRDYHVCVEVPAANLGQEMLAARVSLVIPQPGGTAQNLGAQGLVRAVWTDDMVASTSINPQVAHYTGQAELAQAIQQGLDLRKAGDIDGATAKLGRAVQLASDSGNADTAKLLAKVVDVVDAATGTVRLKAKVAEADEMTLETRSTKTVRVKK
- a CDS encoding FHA domain-containing protein; translation: MPTCPNGHQSGSDDWCEVCGHRMAGAVPPPPPPPPQAAGYGYPPPGPAQAPPPPGAHPGGRPHLSAVPDPEPELCPQCRTPREGGAPFCEECRWNFLTNTATSYTPAAPRPQAPGPAVRFQQQPPPGPSYGGGESYDYQSSRPSQMNRPAEPIPPFGTDPSAPGGPPGPPSPPGPPGPPGPPGGHGGQPGHGGQPGPGGPSGPGGPSGPGGPSGFGGNPPRQGPPGPTPGGPGGPNGPGGPMRPNGPGGMGGPGGPGHPAQAFQQSGPPAPPAFPQETNRPQQPGGQSFGGGDDDWLLSPPGSTAPGGPGGPGGPGPGQGGYGYPQQPGSTQAPPPPGPAYQQQPATWLATIGPDRDYFMAMMQRSGPEAAGLNLPAYSPEQQRTLTGNQVTIGRRRHSTGDTPDIDLSVPPEDPGVSHQHAVLVQQPDGSWAIVDQNSTNGTTVNGSEEPIQPFVPVPLQDGDRVHVGAWTTITIRRG
- a CDS encoding methyltransferase domain-containing protein → MGAHALDNELDDLAAPARAALVREIELSGAWAADPVWREAFEAVPRHLFVPYYYVGVVGGYERRRGESPDPRTRERWMRGAYADAPLATRLRDGELVSSSSQPSLMAIMLVELRVEDGNRVLEIGAGTGYNAALLAHRLGDDNLVTTVDLEPEITESARRHLAAAGYHPAVVTCDGARGVPERAPFDRIIATCTLTSIPCAWLAQCNPGARILTPLGTGLIALEVQDAEHAEGRFLHTPAYFVPLRGSARPDAEPAHLGGVPRRAREHELFRFLLALSRGSLEPQEAYALWEREGQPQRERYGVTVSGEHEWAWLDDPEGPYAWPLPNDRPRLLTE
- a CDS encoding globin: MGDVNEIRRGTLQEQTFYEQVGGEETFRRLVHRFYEGVAEDPILRPMYPEEDLGPAEERLTLFLIQYWGGPTTYSENRGHPRLRMRHAPFTVDRAAHDAWLKHMRDAVDDLGLSEEHERTLWNYLTYAAASMVNTPG
- a CDS encoding thioesterase family protein; this translates as MRHIYRCPLRWADMDAYGHINNVVFLRYLEEARIDFLFRPEKDFKQGSVVARHEIDYKRQLVHRHTPVDIELWVTQIRAASFTIAYEVKDPDQVYVRASTVIVPFDFEAQRPRRLTAEEREFLAEYRDDDEEEAVAA